The following are encoded in a window of Syntrophales bacterium genomic DNA:
- a CDS encoding methyltransferase domain-containing protein has translation MKRFTKLRRYSLRWPFVIIVVLAVIALAWSTQKRLSIETNIINALPGNDPVIADARFVISHHPLQDRIVVDLSCRPHDMGLLLEGASLVEKRLRESGLFRQVGMDEAFQHYPELATVISQHLPVLFTAKELDAGVKPLLDFQQMQLQLQTQANLLQNFEGIGQTDLIARDPLALRNLVLSRLAPLAPGRGIKIQRGRLVSADGQHLLLMAEPAPPALSSPFAHQADALFTAISASLEKTYAAKGVSFAVTPMGAYRAALDNETAAKSDTRRAVLFSTLAICLLLIFGFPRPFIGMLALLPALAGTIVALFVYSLFEKSISMLAIGFGGAIISFTVDYGIAYLLFLDRPYETHGLEASREVWTLGALAMLTTAVSFAFLFLSGFPALTQLGIFAALGVLFTFIFVHAVYPFVFPKMPAARRQSFAPLRKAVKALMSAGPQGKAWAAIALFVVMLFFAKPVFHVDLNAMNSISPETAAAEEQIRNIWGDVLNRIYIVVEGRTFADIRQKGDRLATQIDDEMAKGVISTAFLPPMVFPDRQRADQNFAAWRSFWTPERITALEKNLELASRKAGFATGAFAPFSAQIKTQEAVASDIPQALYPLMGIVRDKEGKGWRMFATLTAGQHYHGETFYKRLTAEGSAKIFDPAFFGERLGVIIMNGFFKVLIIIGLLTLVIVFLYLLDIPLTLIAIAPTVFSLVCTLGTLNLIGAPLGIPVIMIAAVVIGMGTDYALYLVVSWQRYMDDDHPSLALIRISVFLSFATTFLGFGVLSLATHVMLKSIGLTLLLGVGYSFLGAVTLVPPFAKRIFATAPWPQGTVKAGSKEHFQRVLKRYRHMEAYTRIFARFKILFDPMFPRLAEFVGKPRIILDIGCGFGVPAAWLLALYPAARVIGIDPDRRRVHFANHVIGDRGVMQVGHAPAIPEIPERADTALLLDMIHMLSDGDLQLTLERIRDRMLPSGESVMILRCIVSSKNSPSLGRWLEGTRLRFNGGVVRFRSANEVAHALTQAGFRITLTEPSFFNKELSWFIAEPTDSK, from the coding sequence TTGAAGAGATTTACAAAATTGAGGCGCTATTCCCTCCGCTGGCCCTTTGTGATCATCGTCGTCCTGGCCGTCATTGCCCTTGCCTGGAGCACGCAAAAACGCCTCTCGATTGAGACGAATATCATCAATGCCCTGCCCGGCAATGACCCGGTGATTGCCGACGCGCGTTTTGTCATCTCCCATCATCCCCTCCAGGACCGGATCGTCGTCGATCTCAGTTGCCGTCCCCACGATATGGGACTTTTGCTGGAAGGGGCCTCCCTGGTTGAAAAAAGGCTTCGGGAAAGCGGCCTCTTCCGACAAGTCGGTATGGATGAGGCATTCCAGCATTACCCGGAGCTGGCGACGGTCATTTCGCAGCATCTTCCGGTACTGTTCACGGCCAAAGAATTAGATGCAGGCGTCAAACCGCTCCTCGATTTTCAGCAGATGCAGTTACAGCTTCAGACTCAGGCCAATCTACTCCAAAACTTCGAGGGCATCGGCCAAACTGATCTAATCGCCCGAGATCCGCTGGCGTTACGCAACCTGGTACTGAGCCGCCTGGCCCCCCTTGCCCCCGGCAGGGGAATCAAAATTCAACGCGGACGTCTTGTTTCCGCTGACGGCCAGCATCTCCTGCTTATGGCCGAACCGGCGCCCCCTGCCCTTTCCTCTCCCTTTGCGCATCAGGCAGACGCGCTTTTCACTGCAATTTCCGCCTCTCTTGAAAAAACCTATGCGGCAAAAGGCGTCTCTTTTGCCGTAACACCCATGGGCGCCTACCGGGCCGCTCTGGACAATGAAACAGCCGCCAAGAGCGACACCCGGAGGGCCGTGCTTTTTTCCACGCTGGCCATTTGTCTTTTGCTCATCTTCGGCTTTCCCCGGCCGTTCATCGGCATGCTGGCATTATTGCCGGCCCTGGCGGGAACCATCGTGGCTCTTTTCGTTTATTCCCTTTTTGAGAAAAGCATCTCCATGCTGGCTATCGGCTTCGGCGGCGCCATCATTTCCTTTACCGTTGACTATGGCATTGCCTACCTCCTTTTCCTGGATCGTCCCTACGAAACGCACGGCCTGGAAGCATCCCGCGAGGTCTGGACCCTGGGCGCACTGGCCATGCTGACTACAGCAGTCAGCTTTGCCTTCCTGTTTTTGAGCGGATTCCCCGCTCTGACCCAGCTTGGCATCTTTGCCGCCCTGGGCGTTTTATTTACCTTTATTTTCGTTCATGCCGTATATCCCTTCGTTTTTCCCAAAATGCCTGCTGCCCGTCGCCAAAGTTTTGCCCCCTTACGGAAAGCGGTAAAGGCGTTAATGTCTGCAGGGCCGCAGGGAAAAGCCTGGGCGGCGATAGCCTTGTTTGTGGTAATGCTTTTCTTCGCCAAGCCCGTCTTTCATGTTGATCTCAACGCCATGAACTCCATTTCTCCGGAAACAGCCGCGGCGGAAGAGCAGATCAGAAATATCTGGGGCGACGTCCTGAACCGGATTTATATTGTAGTGGAAGGCAGAACATTTGCGGACATCAGGCAAAAAGGGGACAGGCTGGCAACCCAGATTGATGACGAAATGGCGAAGGGAGTGATCTCCACGGCTTTTCTGCCCCCCATGGTTTTTCCGGACAGGCAAAGGGCTGACCAGAATTTTGCCGCCTGGCGCTCCTTCTGGACGCCGGAGCGGATTACCGCACTGGAGAAAAATCTTGAGCTCGCCTCCCGCAAAGCCGGATTCGCCACCGGTGCTTTTGCGCCTTTCTCTGCGCAGATTAAGACGCAGGAGGCTGTTGCGTCGGATATTCCCCAGGCCCTGTATCCGCTTATGGGAATTGTGCGAGACAAGGAAGGAAAGGGCTGGCGAATGTTCGCCACTCTCACGGCGGGACAGCATTATCACGGCGAAACATTCTACAAGCGCTTGACGGCAGAAGGATCGGCAAAAATCTTTGATCCTGCATTCTTTGGAGAGCGCCTCGGCGTTATCATCATGAACGGATTCTTCAAGGTACTAATAATTATCGGCCTTTTGACCTTAGTCATCGTTTTTTTATACCTCCTGGATATTCCCTTGACCCTCATCGCTATAGCGCCTACGGTCTTTTCCCTGGTTTGTACCCTGGGCACCTTGAACCTCATAGGGGCGCCCCTCGGCATTCCGGTCATCATGATTGCCGCCGTCGTTATCGGCATGGGAACGGATTACGCCCTCTATCTGGTCGTTTCCTGGCAGCGCTACATGGACGATGACCACCCGTCCCTGGCGCTGATCCGAATATCCGTATTTCTGTCCTTTGCCACTACTTTTCTGGGTTTCGGCGTGTTGTCCCTGGCAACGCACGTCATGCTGAAGAGCATCGGCCTCACCCTGCTTTTGGGGGTCGGATATTCCTTTCTGGGAGCGGTCACCCTCGTCCCGCCGTTCGCCAAACGTATTTTCGCCACAGCGCCCTGGCCCCAAGGGACCGTCAAGGCAGGATCAAAGGAACATTTTCAACGCGTTTTAAAACGTTATCGCCACATGGAAGCCTATACCCGCATTTTCGCACGGTTTAAAATCCTCTTCGATCCCATGTTCCCCCGGTTGGCAGAATTTGTCGGAAAACCCCGGATAATCTTGGATATCGGTTGCGGTTTCGGCGTCCCCGCCGCTTGGCTCCTTGCCCTTTATCCGGCGGCGCGGGTCATCGGCATTGATCCTGACCGGCGCCGAGTCCACTTTGCCAACCACGTCATTGGCGATCGCGGCGTAATGCAAGTTGGTCACGCTCCGGCAATACCAGAAATACCCGAAAGGGCAGATACGGCACTTCTTCTCGACATGATTCACATGCTCTCCGATGGGGACCTGCAACTCACATTAGAGCGCATCCGCGATCGGATGCTCCCAAGTGGGGAAAGCGTCATGATCCTCCGCTGCATTGTTTCTTCAAAAAATAGTCCCTCCTTGGGACGTTGGCTGGAGGGCACCCGACTGCGTTTTAACGGTGGAGTCGTCCGTTTCCGATCGGCCAATGAGGTCGCTCACGCCTTGACACAAGCCGGGTTCCGGATCACCTTAACCGAACCGTCCTTTTTCAACAAAGAACTTAGCTGGTTCATCGCGGAACCGACGGATTCTAAATAA
- a CDS encoding SDR family oxidoreductase, producing MDAYINEPEIRKEDILKIDDGDFNLQNVCIVTGAGSGIGRATAVAASVNNLITVGLDVDEAAGQKTQALARQLGGQMIFVKTDLTKDSDIVRAVQEAAKLGNIRYLANIAGIQHIDSIENFPMAKYDLMLAIMLRAPFYLSQLVTPFFHKNPGGKGVIGNMSSVHGHICTINKPVYNITKFGLRALAQSIAAEGEGRIRAFTVSTGYVKTQLALNQIQAQAEQRHITAEEVVRDVMMGKSRVKEMMSPVEVGNLFILGFSRFASYLNGGDLLFDGGMVLTY from the coding sequence ATGGATGCATACATTAATGAACCGGAAATACGCAAGGAAGACATTTTAAAAATCGATGACGGTGATTTCAATCTGCAGAACGTCTGCATCGTAACCGGCGCCGGCAGCGGCATCGGAAGAGCAACCGCTGTCGCCGCTTCGGTGAACAACCTTATCACCGTCGGCCTTGACGTCGATGAGGCCGCAGGACAGAAGACCCAGGCGCTCGCCCGGCAGCTTGGCGGCCAGATGATCTTCGTCAAAACCGATCTGACCAAAGACAGCGACATAGTCCGCGCCGTTCAGGAAGCGGCGAAACTTGGGAATATCAGATACCTCGCGAACATCGCCGGCATCCAGCATATCGACTCGATCGAAAATTTCCCGATGGCGAAATACGACCTGATGCTGGCGATCATGCTGCGGGCCCCCTTCTATCTCTCCCAATTAGTCACCCCCTTTTTCCATAAAAACCCGGGCGGCAAAGGCGTCATCGGCAACATGAGCTCCGTGCACGGCCATATCTGCACCATCAACAAGCCGGTTTACAACATCACAAAATTCGGACTGCGGGCACTGGCGCAATCCATCGCCGCGGAGGGCGAGGGCCGTATCCGCGCCTTCACGGTCAGCACCGGCTATGTCAAGACACAGCTCGCCCTGAACCAGATCCAGGCACAGGCCGAACAGAGGCACATCACCGCTGAAGAAGTCGTTCGTGACGTGATGATGGGAAAATCGCGAGTAAAAGAGATGATGTCGCCCGTGGAGGTCGGGAACCTTTTCATTCTTGGCTTTTCCCGCTTTGCGTCTTATCTCAACGGCGGCGATCTGCTCTTTGACGGCGGAATGGTGCTGACGTACTGA
- a CDS encoding ABC transporter substrate-binding protein, with product MNLKRAVVICSTILAFLLGFSLIGATAAEPIKLGAVYPLGDITGDQGVKAMKLAVKEINDAGGLLGRPVELIVIDDEMKPEKGSAAIEKLATVDKVDIFVGGMASGVLLAQIPIMKKYEKVTVWTGAAYNGCEKALGPDANWFFHLHPWDYQQGESYVEGWAAVTKKYPQVKTTRQFWAYEEGAFGTGSFKASKTLYKNAAIEGESFKSAAVGGGDYRAVLRHAKEFNPDLFIWVGYAADALPIMEQSKEIDFNPPVFLGSPPGWPADFGKSPLADGVTLYGMWAPSIKEVSPVSKHFWDAYIKMYREEPATYFAPLAYTNVMFVAAGIKKAGTLDKAALIKALEETKYVSPLGETLTIKPSNIIKHQGFTKQKILQWQNGVQQVIWPFEFSKAKIVSPFPSWKKR from the coding sequence ATGAATTTGAAAAGGGCTGTCGTTATTTGTTCAACAATTCTCGCGTTTCTGCTCGGTTTTAGTCTTATCGGCGCAACTGCCGCGGAGCCAATCAAACTGGGCGCCGTCTATCCTCTTGGCGATATCACGGGCGACCAGGGGGTCAAGGCGATGAAACTGGCGGTCAAGGAGATCAACGATGCGGGAGGACTTCTCGGACGTCCCGTCGAGCTGATCGTCATTGACGACGAGATGAAACCTGAAAAAGGTTCCGCTGCCATCGAGAAGCTGGCAACGGTGGACAAGGTGGATATTTTTGTCGGCGGCATGGCAAGCGGCGTGCTTCTGGCCCAGATCCCCATCATGAAAAAATATGAGAAGGTTACCGTCTGGACCGGCGCCGCCTACAACGGCTGCGAAAAGGCCCTCGGGCCCGACGCAAACTGGTTCTTCCATCTCCACCCCTGGGATTATCAGCAGGGAGAGAGTTATGTGGAAGGCTGGGCAGCCGTAACCAAGAAGTACCCGCAGGTGAAAACGACCCGGCAGTTCTGGGCCTATGAGGAAGGCGCCTTCGGTACGGGTTCCTTCAAGGCCAGCAAGACGCTGTACAAAAATGCGGCGATCGAAGGGGAATCATTCAAGAGCGCGGCTGTCGGTGGGGGTGACTACCGGGCCGTCCTGAGACACGCCAAGGAGTTCAACCCGGATCTCTTCATCTGGGTAGGGTATGCCGCCGATGCGTTGCCGATTATGGAACAATCAAAAGAAATAGACTTCAATCCTCCCGTCTTTCTTGGTTCTCCTCCGGGCTGGCCCGCGGATTTCGGCAAATCCCCGCTTGCGGACGGGGTAACGCTTTACGGCATGTGGGCGCCTTCCATCAAGGAGGTAAGTCCTGTCAGCAAACATTTTTGGGATGCCTACATCAAAATGTATCGCGAGGAGCCGGCTACCTACTTCGCCCCCCTGGCCTACACAAATGTGATGTTTGTCGCGGCGGGAATCAAAAAAGCCGGGACATTGGACAAGGCAGCCCTGATCAAGGCGCTGGAGGAAACAAAATATGTCTCCCCGCTTGGCGAAACCCTGACCATAAAACCCAGCAACATCATCAAACATCAGGGATTCACGAAGCAGAAGATACTTCAATGGCAGAATGGGGTTCAACAGGTTATCTGGCCCTTTGAGTTCTCAAAAGCCAAGATAGTTTCTCCGTTCCCGAGTTGGAAAAAAAGATGA